The genomic DNA atcatcatcatcatcatcatcctctgCTCTGCGTAAATAAAGGATAAGAGAGAGTACAGCTGCTGGCTTCCTCACCCTCTCCTTACttctttccttccttcctAATCTCCATACTCCACAAaacaaggaagaagaaggggagagAGCCCCAATGATTGATTACTCATCACAGACAAAAATATTGTAATGTAATACTTAATTTTCAATGAGGTACATAGTACGTGTATGGAAGGACCGTTGCTGGCCGTTCAAATGTTGATGATGGTAGTTGACTGACTTCACCTGGCCGTACGTAACGTCCGTTCACATTAGATCAGATCAGATCTAATCAGATATGGGTCCCTAAAATAGAATAGACGCAGGATATGAATCAAGGGAGGGGCAGAATAGACGTAGATTTCAAATCGACGTAACACTCtcaaaaatgataaaaaagttaataatgcgtttggtttcaaagtagaattttaaaattagattttgattttgaaaaagaatgatATAAATGGAGTCCAgtatttgactttgtatgagttattttattttattatgaaaaaatggtataaatggggtccactctttgacattgtatgagttattttgttttgttgtgagtagaattaggttaaagttatgattttaaaatcacatttgcaaatCAAATAAGCcataaaatttctttctaGTTTAAAAactgttttcttttctttttctttttccgaaAACTATAGTTacaataaatttgaaattaatgtaACACTCATGTAAATATTCCTCCGATGTAGATGgtgaatttttatgttttatttttttgagatAAGAGGggaattttatgaaaaattgaacACGAAAAGTCAAACATGATCTGGTGTCAAGTGACACCAGGATCATGATCGTCCATCATGCATGAGCCCCGCGTGAGTCCCATGGGACCGTGTGTcacaagaacaaaaaaaaaattgacttaattCGCAAACAGACAAAAAGAAGGGTCCAACGGTAAAATTGATGGACCCACCAAACTCTGAAAAAATCTTGACTTGTGttgccctaattttttttccacagAAAGAACTGTCGGTGGTTGAGCGGGTAGGGGTCCTCGTTCTTGCTAACCGAGAGAAGAACCACATTTCAACAGTGTTGAAGCTCCAGTATCTGCCCCGATTTCGACCCTACTTTCCTTCGCCGCATCCTAGAAGACATCGACATCGGCAACTTCAACCTCCTAATCGACGTTGGCGAGTCGTAATTCCATGAAATCTCCGTTCTTCAAGCTGGCAACAATGGTTTGGGGTTCCATGTAATCGGTCCACATTTCACCGAAATCGGTCGCACGAAAAAAGTAATCGATGTCTGCATGCAGAACTACTAAGAAGCAATACTCAATTTCACATAAAACTAACCTCCCAGCTTGCAGTTTTCCCTTGCTTGATTGGgcagaagaagagagagagaggacctGCAAGAACAGAGCAAAGGCCCCCCTCTGTCAGGAGAGATTCCGTGAATTTGCGACGTCTGCAACAGAAGGACAGAGATTCCCTCCTTTGGACTTTTTCGAGGGTCCTTCCACTTCTCTCTTCACCTGCACGCGAGGCTTTAAGAACCGCGTCTCATCTGCTTGGAAACGCCATCTGCATTTGAGGTAATTTATGCTTTCCTCTCGCCATCACTCCATGTCTGTTGCATAATTTTATGGCTTGTCTTGCTTCTTTGGTCACTGAGAGGCAAtcttttattcttatttcGCTGAATGTCAGTGTGAAGCTTCTATTATTGTTCCGTGTAATGCGAATTTGAAGCTGTTGTGTTGTTGTTTCAATATGTCTGCGGTATAAGCTTCTATTCTTCTTTCAGTTTGGTTGAGTGATATGCTTCTCTTCTTGTGTCGATTACTATAACTATGCAGCTGTGTAGTCGATACATCATTTGCCTGATATTTCTCACATGTTGGAAtatttttcacaaattatGTGGTAGCTTTTTCCATGCTGTTATTCTCTCAATCTGCGATTTGTTGCATTGTTTGGGTTAATCTAAGCAGCCAAGGGTTCATCTAAGTACGAATTAACCTGTTTTATGAGTAATTGAATTTAGATTTGCTACAAGTTGTTTCTGTTGTGTTAATTGTATTTTTTGCCTATTATGTGTAGAAGTTGTGGTCCAAAAAGTGCATTGATCATGGCTCCAAAGGGTGAGCATGTACTCAAATGGACTGATGAGATGGAGTTGGCCTTCATCCATATCATGCTCGAGAAGTTCAAAGTGACCCAGACGACTTCCTGGAAGAGACCTCATTGGGAAGAGATAAACAAGGAAATAGAAAAGCAATTTCTCGAAGCGCAACTTTGCTGGACGAAGGTAAGGGACAAGTGTGCTAAGTTGAAAGGGACGTACAAGCAGTTCACTGAGCTAAGGAACCACACTGGAGTGGGATGGGATGCAGACACGAACACCATCAAGGCCAACCTTGATGTCTGGGATATTTTCATCAAGGTACACgctttattatatatgttattgtCTTCTGCTTGTGAAGTTGATTTCCTAATAATATGAGTTATGAAGTGCTAACAATTCCTCGTAGGTAAAATGCCGAGAAGCACTTCAATTTACTAGATATTTGCATGTCCTTTGTTCATACGTTTGCTTTTTATAGTTATTGCTTATCTATTGAACTGTTCCCGTAACATATTCCTTATCTCAACGTGCAGAAGAACATGGCATTCAAGGCATTCCGGACTAAAGGCTGCAAGCACTACACCCTACTAAATGAGCTTTTCAGTTCTTCAACTGCTATCGGTGTTATTCGCATCTCCTCGACCAATCCACCGACAACTTCATCTGAGGAACGATGGCTGCATGCGGCATTCATATCAGCATCGAGGGGAAAGCAGAAACAGTATGTCAACATCGGAGACGGCTCCGACGAGAGTGACGACCCCGTTAATGTTCAAGACCCAATTATATCAGAGTCCCGACGTCGAGTGCCTAAAAGAGCTTCATCGGAAAGGTCCATGATACAGGAGTGCATGGAATTGTTCAGGGAGAGCTTCAACAAGAAGGCTTCCGAAACCCCATCGGCGTCAAAGAGAAACAAGTTTGTTTCAAGCCCTGAGAAGTCAGAGAAGAATAGAGTCGAGGAAGCCATGTTAGAGTTGGAAAAATTGAAGGAGAAGGTCCTGTGTCGCTTGTATGTGAAAGCCGCCATGGCGCTGGCAGATAAGGAAATCAGGAAGGTTTTCATGTTCTTAGACGAGGACGAGCGAATTGAATGGCTACAGGACCTTGCTGACTCCTGAATCGACGCGCAGAGTATATGGGTTTATGTTTAGTTGAACATTTTTTGCTAATTGCTTTTACTGCACTTTGTTATGATATTACTTTTCTTAAGTGATTTGTTTCGTGTGTTCGGATATTTTCACTTGAATAAATTTTATGTGTGCTTTCAATGTTTTGTGTGGTTATGAATTGTCGTTTTTTGCTGTTGACGTCATGTGCATGATCTTCCTTTAACAGTTATAGGCGTACAGTTGCAATACAATATGCCAAGGAATAACAATTCTGCACGATATGACAGTTCCTCTAACGACGACGAGATCGTAATTAAGAAGCGGTGGTTCTTCTTATTGATGGTACGACTTATGGAGGCCGAACTAGTGTTTCAAAGGAACATCCCGTGCAGAACTTCGGCACTCCAAGGAAGACAATACACACTTGAAGTTTTGGGGAATGACGTTAGATGCTTCGAGACGTTTAGAATGGAACCGTATGTGTTTCGAAATCTCTGTGACACACTTCGGTTGCGTTGTGGTATCACTGATACTAGGAATGGTATCACCGTGGAAGAGATGGTAGGAATGTTCTTATTGATTATTTTACGTAGTTCATGCTATGCAGTTGTGGCAGAAAGGTATCACCATTCAAAGGAAACGGTGTCACGAGCAGTCATAAAAATTCTCCGAGGAATACTATTCCTTATCACCCGAATATATTCGACCGAGGAACGTCGCTGTGCAGCCGGAAATTGAAAGGGAACCATGGTGGCGTTTCTTTAAGGTAGTTTCTAATAATGCAAAACtgtaataattcatataataatattatgtaaattatatataattttgcaTTGTCATGCAGGATTGCATCGGAGCAATTGATGAAACCCATGTGACTGCATGTATCCCCAAAAAGAATAGAGTACCTCGATAGAAATACTGAGATAACACAAAACATACTGACCGCTTGTTCCCACGACATGATGTTCACATATGTCATGACGGGTTGGGAGGGTTCGGCACATGATTCAAGAATATTTTCCAAAGCTGCTACATTAGACCAATTTCCAACGCCACGTGGTGGTTAGTGTTTGCTgattaattttctcttttcaataaaatttcaacCCTAACATATTTAACTGATAAAttgtccttttcttctttccagACCAATATTATGTTGTCGATGCAGGGTTTTCAAACATTCCGGGATATTTAGCTCCATACAAGGGGGAACGATATCACCGGAGTGATTTCGGTCGGCGTAATCCACCGATAACAAAGAAGGAGCTTTTTAATCAGTGCCACGCATCAGTGCGTAACGTCATCGAACGTTGCTTTGGTATTTTGAATAAGAGATTTGCCATACTAAGATTaataccaaacttcataccgTTAAAACAAGGGCAAATTGCCCTTGCGTGTTTtgttttgcataattttatacGCCGCAATAATTATCACGATAGATTATTTGCGGAGTACGACAATGCGTGGCGGAATATGATGAATTTCGAAGTTTACCACCACAACCAGAAATTAGAACTCAAGTGGATATGAGTAGTGACGAAATGAATGTTGTGTGCGACCGTATCGCTGATCGCTTATGACGCACAGAAAGAGGAGAGCGATGACAGACAttgtttaatttatatttgaattTAGTGATAATTATTGTACTGCTTTGACATTGAAAGTGTCAAATTTGTATTAAATGGAATATAATTCATACCCTAAGGTTCTTCTGTATGTCTCGCAATCAGGTAATTTACGCGCAGGACATGTAAGGCAGTACCGAATTGATCTGTATTTCTTGTGCAGTGCCGAATTGATCTCGTCAAAGGCCGAGACTGCCAAAAGGcatggaaaaatatatttcaagaCAAAAGATGGATTTACGGTAAATTggtattttaagaaaaaaaccCAACATGGGGCCCACCATGAGTTGCAAAAAGCACACAATTTTACCTTCTAGTATAaatgagttgagttgagttttccAAATTCAAATGCCAAACACAAGGAGAGCATTTGGGAGCTAAGAACTAGTTGATAAACTGGATGGGGCCTTAGTAGATTGACGCAAGGCTCGGCCCATATATTAACACCAACCAAAACGTAAACCCCGGCCCATTAAATATAGCTGCCTGCTCTGCCGCCGGTATGGCCGGGGCCGGAACGGAAGAGACTGGAAGAAAGGAAGGAAGTGGaattagaagaagaagaagaagacggaAGAAATTTGTCTCTCTGTTTCTTTCGTCTATGCTTGCACCATCGCTCGTTATGATTTGATGATCAAAACTTCAGCATACCTGAAAATGACAGGCGAGAACTAAAGAAAACGCACGAAGTCCCAGAtatcttccttccttccttcttccttccttccttccttcacTGTCGATAGATGGCTGGgagatcttcttcttcttcttcaaccaTTGCCAGATCCAGATCCCCCGTTCTCCTCTGCACCCTCTCCCTCATCggtttctctctcctcttcttcctcttctccctctcctcctctACCTCCCGCTCCCCTCCCTCTTTCCACTCTGTCCGGGCCCCGGATACCTCCTTCCTCATCTCTCTCGAGCACTTCCTCGCCCTCAGGTCCCCTGCTCCCGACGATACGGTGCGTCCGCTGGCGGATGACGACGACCGCGTCACCAAGCTCGACGATTCACTTTTCAGGTCAGAGAGCCAGCGGCTCTACGGAGCCCCCTACTACCCTCTCAACTTTCCGCTCAGGGTTTACGTGTATGAGATGCCCCGCAAGTTCACCTATGATCTACTCTGGCTCTTCCACGACACTTACAAGCAGACCTCTAATCTCACCTCCAATGGCAGCCCCGTCCATCGTCTTATCGTGCAGGTGAGCCCGTCAGCCTAGCCTATAATATATAAGCTCTGCTGCTGTGCTCCATTTCACTAATTcggagccgagccgagccggcCATCTCTTCTCTtgctccttttcctttttctcttttcctctgAAAATCATACGCACTGCAGCATTCCATAGACTATTGGCTCTGGGCCGATCTGATTGCTCCAGAATCAGAGAGGCTCTTGAAGAATGTCGTCAGAGTTCGCCGGCAAGCGGAGGCCGACCTGTTCTACATCCCCTTCTTCACGACCATCAGCTTCTTCTTACTGGAGAAGCAACAGTGCAAAGCTCTTTATAGGGTGTGAGTGCacttcatttcatttcatttcatttcttctACATGCCATCTTTCAGAGAAATCTGGTTTAGTTGAACATTATTGGTACTCTTACGTTTTGCTGTCTATTGATGTGTGTGTTGGTTGGGTAACCTTTTTGAATGCCCTAGATGACAACTTGAAAACTCAGAAAGTCGGGTGGTTGGATGGATAGAATCTCTGCTGCAATGTCCTCGACATTCGAAATATCTACCATCCATCCTGAAGCACTTTAGGATTAGAACATGAAAGTaattatacatattttaaaaacagTAATATCTTATGTAGTTCAATCCTTTGAACATAGGAAGCACTAAAATGGGTGACGGATCAGCCTGCGTGGAAGCGATCTGAAGGGAGAGATCATGTACTTCCTGTCCATCATCCCTGGTCATTTAAGTCTGTTCGCAGATACATGAAGAATGCGATCTGGCTGCTTCCTGATATGGATTCTACAGGGAACTGGTAATCCGACTTTCAAGCTCCATAAGAGTCCTCACACGAGAGTCCTGTGCTTGCTTTAATGGCTAACTCGCTATGTAACTGAACTTTTAGGTACAAGCCTGGGCAAGTGTCACTGGAGAAAGACCTAATTCTACCCTATGTCCCTAATGTTGATTTATGCAATGCCAGATGCCTCTCAGAGAGTGAACGTAGGAGGACCACCTTGCTTTTTTTCCGTGGGCGGCTGAAGAGAAATGCAGTTAAACCAACTTCCTGCCACCAGattgctttctttcttttcttaattttctttgttCTTACATAAAACTCTGCTTGCTTTTCAGGGTGGAAAAGTACGGGCTAAGCTAGTAGCTGAACTCAGTGGTGTATCAGATGTAGTTATAGAAGAGGGAACGGCTGGTGACGCAGGGAAAGCAGCAGCTCAGGATGGGATGCGAAAGTAAATACAGAGATCCTTGCAATTGCTTAAGTGATGTACGTCTTTTACAAACTGCTCCTTGATAGGGTTGACTATATTCTGTCAATAGGTCCATTTTCTGCTTGAGTCCAGCTGGTGACACTCCATCATCTGCTAGACTGTTTGATGCTATTGTCAGTGGGTGCATCCCTGTTATAGTTAGTGACGAATTGGAGCTTCCTTTTGAAGGGATACTTGATTATAGAAAGGTGAGTTTCCTGTAGAGCATTCCTGAAGCATTCTTTTCCTAATTCACTATACTGTCGGGGGGGATcgagaatgtaaaaaattGACTAGAACTCTTTCCGCTAGGTTTCAACCAGCTTATTGCCTATTTTCCTAAATGCATTTGGTATAGCGCTGCTCTCTCAGGTCCTAGTTCATTTGAAGCTTAAGAgccttctttctttgttttgcaGATAGCTTTATTTGTTTCTTCAAGTGATGCTATTCAACCTGGTTGGCTTTTAACGTTTCTGAGAAATGTTAGCCCGGCTCAAATCAGAGAGATGAGAAGCAATCTTGCCAAGGTGAGTCTATGTTTTATCTATGCTAAGTGGGATGCTAAAATTTCACTTTACCTACGTTACACTTGTTCTTTATTCATTCACCGAGTTTTTCCAACCAGATGCATTGGCCCTGAAACTCTATTGGGATTTGCTTTTTACTGACTGCACTGCCCTGAAGTTGGAGAATTCTCATCTTCTTGATATGAGGATTGAATAGCTCTCATGAATAGAAATGCCTTATCCATTTATTTTCCCGAATTTCAGTAGTCTCACGTGGGAAGATAGTCTCTGCAGATCGAATCAAATACTATGATGTAGTGTGTGCGTGCTTGTCCCTTTTAGTCATATCATTAGACCTCCATTGTTCTCAGTCTGTATcagatatatatttacatataaatgtaatatatattatttacataGGGTGCTGATCGTACTTTTGCCTTTTGCGTTGCAGTATTCTCATCATTTCATCTATTCAAATCCAGCCCAGCCTTTGGGTCCTGAAGACTTGGTTTGGAGAATGGTTTGTTGCTCTCTTCTTCTGTGAGCCATGCAATCTCTTCTGGTGATACGCTGATAAGATGCTAGTGGTTAGAAAGGGAATAATATGCATGGGCTTGTGATCCTTTACATTGCCTATTTTATGAAACTTTTATAGTCGACAACTGTAACGCATGCTCATTATCTGTTTTCAACCATCCATCTTACGGACACCAATGAAGCTGGCAACTGCTGTATCACTGCCAAGTGCTGACCCTGGAAAACCAAGTGCTTCATACATGAGATTTCTTCCAGTCTCGAACCATTGATATGTTAACCTGTCATTTCTGAAGTTGCTTTCACTTTGATTTGTTGGGCAACAGATGGCTGGTAAGGTGGTGACCATCAAGCTCCATACGAGGAGATCACAGCGGGTAGTGAAAGAGTCTAGAAGTATCTGCACCTGCGACTGTAAGCGGGCCAACTCAACAGGCTAAGTTCCCCAGGCCCATCTTTTTGTCTCCCTATTTGCCCAAAGTACCTTTTCCCCCTGGTCCCCATTGTTTTCAAGCTCGTCTGCTGATTCATATTCACTGGACTGATGAGATATACTATTCGAACGATTATCTTGATCTTGAGATGATTATCTTGATCTTTGACTGCTCTAGACTCATCGAAACTAATGTACACGATAGAAAGTCAATTCCAATACGGCAGTGGCAATGAACAATGGAATTGGTCTATTGTGGCAGTGGAGTGTGAAACAATATCGCAGCTGGAGTTGTCGTGATGGTAAGTTCAGGTGGTCAGCCTTTGAGCTGGTCTAACTTCAGACTCTGTACGGGGGCAGTTTGATTACTTCTGTTCGCACCTTATTTTTTATACCCtttcttttcaaatataatatatatatatatatatatatatatgcgcgcCCGCTCTCTTCTCTGGCAATTGTAGTCCACGTTAGAAATGGGGGCTCAGCTCTGTGTAAAATGTGAGGTGCATGTTCAACTATTGTCCACATTCTttgtatttaataatatataataaaagatatatattttgaaaacttaaaaactttattgataattgaaaatatttctcAAGATAGGTGATATGTCTAAATTCTACGTGTCATTTCATACTTCATCTTTATGTTGATCCTTGTAATTTTCCCTATATTATAATCTCTACGTGATATTGTTAACTTTTCCGCATCATCAACCGGCCCCTAGATTAGACTAGTGCTGGATTAGAGCCTGCTGGTCCTGCTTGCCAAATGCTAATAAGAAGTAAAACGAATTAATTagttcatcatcatcatcatcggcCTTCCCGTCTTTTGCATAATTTCCTCTTGCGAGCCAAAATGATTTGGGCAATCTAATTGACTTGACCAATTGTCGGTTTACTCACCTCATGCTTTCTTCCAGTTGGACTCTGataatcaaattttatttatagttGTAGATAGACTACTAGACTATACGAAAACGAGAATCCATCTACCTTGCGAGTATTTAGGATCATAATGCACCAATCCATAAAATAATTAccagaaaaaaagagagagaaatacCAGGCAAgctaaaaattaaagattatgtcatgggaaagaaaaaaaattactaataaCTAAAAAAGAGGTGAGCTAGAAATTATaaccattaattaattaattaatatctatttatattatatttaagttGTATGATGAGACTCGAACTATGAGAGACTCCCCGTTCGTTTTGTGAGAAGTTACCACCTCAGATTTTAAAGAATTTCCTTGGCTTGTGAGCAACCGACCCTTCAAGtcctataattaatttagatacaaatataattgatgtaataaacatttcatttatttactttGAACAATTTCCCTGGTGCCATTACTTCTCAAGCTCCGATCTTTCTCCTCCCATCTCCCTCTCCATCTTCATCTTTATCTTCCAAACCTTAGATCGTTGTTTCCCCTGCAGTCACCACCTCTCCTTGGCTTCCGGAAAATCCGtcgctccctctctctctctccctccctctccccctctctccctctctccctctccctctctctccccttcgAGATCCCCGCTGCTCTCTCGCTTGCGCCAAGGAAATGGAAGATTGGAATCCAGAGATAGGCTGCAAGTCTGTGTATATGGTATATTCCACAACGAGAAAATATTCAACGAGTATTACGCATCCAAAATGGATGAGTAAACGCCAATCAAAATACTTATAAGTGAGAATTTTGAGCTCATTATGGGGCAAGTTTTTCACTTTTAGGTATTTTCGTTGGGTGTTACTCATCCAATATTTGCTCATACCTCAACGCACTGTATGAATACATAGATCATATACAAAGCAGTGAATAAAGATGGAAAGAAGAATaatgaaagaaataataaaagaattgtCCAAATCAAGTATAAATGCACGTAATATCCTCTCAAATTGATCACGATTTTGCTGTCAAGAGGTTATGCCATTCTTGGACTCACCTTTGGCTTGGGAAattggactttttttttttggtgaataggGATATTTGAttagaattttaatttatctGCAATCTATTACACAATTCAAATAAAGCGT from Punica granatum isolate Tunisia-2019 chromosome 2, ASM765513v2, whole genome shotgun sequence includes the following:
- the LOC116196650 gene encoding probable arabinosyltransferase ARAD1 isoform X1 encodes the protein MAGRSSSSSSTIARSRSPVLLCTLSLIGFSLLFFLFSLSSSTSRSPPSFHSVRAPDTSFLISLEHFLALRSPAPDDTVRPLADDDDRVTKLDDSLFRSESQRLYGAPYYPLNFPLRVYVYEMPRKFTYDLLWLFHDTYKQTSNLTSNGSPVHRLIVQHSIDYWLWADLIAPESERLLKNVVRVRRQAEADLFYIPFFTTISFFLLEKQQCKALYREALKWVTDQPAWKRSEGRDHVLPVHHPWSFKSVRRYMKNAIWLLPDMDSTGNWYKPGQVSLEKDLILPYVPNVDLCNARCLSESERRRTTLLFFRGRLKRNAGGKVRAKLVAELSGVSDVVIEEGTAGDAGKAAAQDGMRKSIFCLSPAGDTPSSARLFDAIVSGCIPVIVSDELELPFEGILDYRKIALFVSSSDAIQPGWLLTFLRNVSPAQIREMRSNLAKYSHHFIYSNPAQPLGPEDLVWRMMAGKVVTIKLHTRRSQRVVKESRSICTCDCKRANSTG
- the LOC116196650 gene encoding probable arabinosyltransferase ARAD1 isoform X2, whose amino-acid sequence is MAGRSSSSSSTIARSRSPVLLCTLSLIGFSLLFFLFSLSSSTSRSPPSFHSVRAPDTSFLISLEHFLALRSPAPDDTVRPLADDDDRVTKLDDSLFRSESQRLYGAPYYPLNFPLRVYVYEMPRKFTYDLLWLFHDTYKQTSNLTSNGSPVHRLIVQHSIDYWLWADLIAPESERLLKNVVRVRRQAEADLFYIPFFTTISFFLLEKQQCKALYREALKWVTDQPAWKRSEGRDHVLPVHHPWSFKSVRRYMKNAIWLLPDMDSTGNWYKPGQVSLEKDLILPYVPNVDLCNARCLSESERRRTTLLFFRGRLKRNAGGKVRAKLVAELSGVSDVVIEEGTAGDAGKAAAQDGMRKSIFCLSPAGDTPSSARLFDAIVSGCIPVIVSDELELPFEGILDYRKIALFVSSSDAIQPGWLLTFLRNVSPAQIREMRSNLAKYSHHFIYSNPAQPLGPEDLVWRMVCCSLLLWLVRW